From the genome of Cytobacillus firmus, one region includes:
- a CDS encoding polysaccharide deacetylase family protein, whose translation MDRFFRWVVRSLFAPVSGTAGAIASTMGFFLAFLPLDSYRVSLLFACSLFLRLNIIALFLGSLITVFIPYIHKLPYMDFGPLDDFWLISNLKSGILSSDSVVSGILGGIVGLVCYFFFHWFYNLGLKTNDGKQESIFLDPAKRRWSLIKRMTAGFVLLIAVISAFFIESLNTAPKVPALNLEQHTSSQQIEPIDTPFHEKDTASRALETNSAAKIPENQDQEVYGFYVNWDENSKISFKKNKESITTLVPEWMQVTPDLKVNSSIDPSIVKEAKEHQIKVLPLVNNFIDGKWDSDVLHRLFTVPGAEDRFIEEMIFYVVSNNFDGINIDFEAIKPSDRDHFTRFMSKVYKAFHKVDLMVTLDVPPNDESYDYASLAKYADRVIVMLYDQHYSMSAPGPVAQTDWVKENLNQTDIPSDKLVAGLGTYGYNWEENSSEPAAEMTFGDIMKMGREANLHINWSMEAGNPYLRYTQNGKNHTVWFLDAATFYNQMNLALNSDSTGIAIWRLGSEDPSIWNFLDKTNEAKKPSQVLSTFDSHFSAIHTSNGEVMQIASETEKGKRTIELASNGMIEKESYVKYPKPFEVIRHGKSSKKEVVLTFDDGPDPAYTPEILDILNRYQVKGTFFVVGENALMHPQLVKRIYDEEHEIGNHTFTHPDITSITPSRLRMELNATQRLIQGITGHSMTLFRPPYIADTELSTKQEQLPVLEAQKLGYTMVGQSIDSGDWQGATVDDLVNQTLDQLSEGNVILLHDAGGDRSKTVEALPIIIETLKGRGYTFSTTAGLIGKSDSEIMPFADQENPYSVYNSAVFKILKNWNTGISFLFYSAILLGILRLIFLVFLSRKQVKRYKETKLDPGFTPYVSVVIAAYNEEKVICKTIDSILTSDYSAFEILVIDDGSKDQTARAVEEAFADNSRVRLIKKANGGKSSAVNLGFKEAKGEIVIALDADTLIAENAISLLVSHFKDDQVAAVSGNVKVGNKGNLLTNWQHIEYVTGFNLERRAFAALNCITVVPGAIGAWKKSAVAEAGYFSEDTLAEDTDITLALLRNGKKIEFEEKAYAYTEVPEDIKSLAKQRYRWVYGTLQCLWKHREALFNRNHQSLGYVALPNMWLFQYVYQTISPIADLLFILALFSPNPEKAAIGFVLFYLMDFFTSLYAFRLEKENPKPLVSLFLQRILYKQLMTYVVVKSIFSAIKGVTVGWNKLKRKGSVTQDNPL comes from the coding sequence TTGGATCGTTTTTTCAGGTGGGTTGTCAGATCCCTGTTTGCCCCTGTCTCTGGTACCGCAGGAGCAATCGCAAGTACTATGGGCTTTTTTCTGGCATTTTTACCTTTGGATAGTTACAGAGTTTCATTGTTGTTTGCTTGTTCACTGTTTCTGCGCCTTAATATTATTGCCTTGTTCCTGGGCTCTCTGATTACTGTTTTTATCCCATACATACATAAGCTGCCTTACATGGATTTTGGCCCATTAGACGATTTCTGGCTGATTTCAAATCTTAAAAGCGGAATATTATCTTCCGATTCAGTTGTTTCAGGTATTTTAGGAGGGATTGTTGGACTTGTCTGCTATTTTTTCTTCCACTGGTTTTATAATCTGGGGCTGAAAACAAATGATGGAAAACAGGAATCTATATTTCTTGATCCAGCTAAACGGCGCTGGTCTCTAATCAAACGAATGACTGCAGGCTTCGTTCTATTAATTGCAGTGATATCAGCATTTTTTATTGAGAGCCTTAATACGGCTCCCAAGGTACCTGCATTGAATCTGGAGCAGCACACTTCAAGCCAACAAATAGAGCCGATTGACACACCCTTCCATGAAAAGGATACGGCATCTCGGGCTCTGGAAACAAACTCTGCTGCCAAAATTCCAGAAAATCAAGATCAAGAAGTGTATGGATTCTATGTCAATTGGGACGAGAATAGTAAAATATCTTTCAAGAAAAATAAAGAGTCAATAACTACTTTGGTACCTGAATGGATGCAGGTTACACCAGATCTAAAGGTCAATTCCTCCATTGACCCATCCATTGTAAAAGAAGCTAAAGAACATCAAATCAAGGTTTTGCCATTAGTAAATAATTTTATAGACGGCAAATGGGATTCAGATGTTCTGCATAGGTTATTCACTGTTCCAGGGGCAGAAGATCGCTTTATTGAAGAAATGATTTTTTATGTGGTATCAAATAATTTCGATGGGATTAATATTGACTTCGAAGCGATTAAACCCTCTGACCGGGATCATTTTACACGATTCATGAGTAAGGTGTACAAAGCCTTTCATAAGGTAGATTTAATGGTAACATTGGATGTTCCGCCGAATGATGAAAGCTATGATTATGCTTCTTTGGCTAAATACGCCGACCGTGTCATTGTGATGCTTTATGACCAGCATTACTCCATGAGCGCACCAGGGCCTGTCGCTCAAACAGATTGGGTAAAGGAGAACTTGAATCAAACTGATATTCCCTCCGACAAATTGGTTGCAGGCCTGGGAACATACGGTTACAACTGGGAAGAAAATTCAAGTGAACCCGCAGCTGAAATGACGTTTGGGGATATCATGAAGATGGGCAGGGAAGCGAACCTCCATATCAATTGGAGTATGGAAGCTGGAAACCCCTACTTACGATATACACAGAATGGAAAAAATCATACTGTCTGGTTTTTGGATGCTGCTACTTTTTATAACCAGATGAACCTTGCGCTAAATAGCGATTCTACCGGGATTGCCATATGGCGGCTCGGTTCCGAGGATCCTTCGATTTGGAATTTTCTTGACAAGACTAATGAAGCCAAAAAACCATCTCAAGTGCTTAGTACCTTTGATAGTCATTTTTCAGCCATTCATACTAGTAACGGAGAGGTAATGCAAATTGCTTCAGAAACAGAAAAAGGAAAAAGGACAATTGAATTGGCTTCGAATGGAATGATAGAAAAGGAATCCTATGTCAAATACCCAAAGCCTTTTGAAGTAATCCGCCATGGAAAATCAAGTAAAAAAGAAGTCGTCCTTACGTTTGATGACGGTCCTGATCCAGCCTACACTCCGGAAATACTGGACATATTGAACAGGTATCAGGTGAAAGGCACTTTTTTTGTCGTAGGGGAAAATGCGCTGATGCATCCTCAGCTTGTTAAAAGAATTTATGATGAGGAGCATGAAATTGGAAACCATACCTTTACACATCCAGATATTACATCCATCACACCTTCTCGTTTGCGGATGGAACTAAATGCAACACAACGCTTAATTCAAGGCATAACCGGCCATTCTATGACTCTTTTTCGGCCACCTTACATTGCAGATACGGAGCTTAGTACAAAACAAGAGCAGCTTCCTGTTTTGGAAGCCCAGAAACTTGGCTATACCATGGTCGGCCAATCCATTGACTCTGGAGATTGGCAAGGAGCCACAGTTGATGATCTTGTAAATCAAACATTGGATCAGCTGTCAGAAGGAAATGTCATTTTGCTTCATGATGCCGGCGGTGACCGCTCCAAAACAGTTGAGGCCCTTCCGATTATTATTGAAACACTTAAAGGCCGCGGCTATACATTTTCAACTACTGCCGGCTTAATTGGGAAAAGTGACAGTGAGATCATGCCTTTTGCTGATCAGGAAAACCCTTATTCTGTATATAATAGTGCCGTTTTTAAAATCCTTAAAAACTGGAATACCGGCATCAGCTTTTTGTTTTATTCAGCCATCCTTTTAGGAATTTTGCGTCTGATTTTTCTTGTTTTCCTGTCCAGGAAACAGGTTAAGAGGTATAAAGAGACAAAGCTTGACCCTGGATTTACTCCATATGTCAGTGTAGTCATTGCTGCTTATAATGAGGAAAAGGTCATCTGCAAAACTATAGATTCTATTTTAACCAGTGACTATTCTGCTTTTGAAATACTGGTTATTGATGATGGCTCAAAGGATCAGACGGCCCGTGCCGTTGAGGAAGCTTTTGCAGACAATTCCCGCGTCAGATTAATTAAAAAAGCCAATGGCGGAAAATCTTCAGCTGTAAACCTTGGATTCAAGGAAGCTAAGGGGGAAATTGTGATTGCTTTAGATGCCGATACGCTTATCGCCGAAAATGCTATTTCACTGCTTGTCAGCCATTTTAAAGATGATCAGGTGGCTGCTGTGTCAGGTAATGTCAAGGTTGGCAATAAAGGGAATCTTCTGACGAACTGGCAGCATATTGAATATGTGACAGGCTTCAACCTGGAAAGAAGAGCCTTCGCTGCACTTAACTGTATTACTGTAGTACCAGGTGCAATCGGGGCATGGAAAAAGTCTGCAGTTGCAGAAGCCGGCTACTTTAGCGAGGATACACTTGCAGAGGATACAGATATCACTCTTGCCCTATTGCGCAATGGAAAGAAAATTGAATTCGAAGAAAAGGCCTATGCTTATACAGAAGTTCCGGAAGATATTAAAAGCCTGGCAAAACAGCGCTACCGTTGGGTATATGGGACTCTTCAATGCCTCTGGAAACATAGGGAGGCGTTATTTAACAGGAATCATCAGTCATTAGGGTATGTAGCCCTACCGAACATGTGGCTTTTTCAATATGTTTATCAAACGATTTCTCCCATTGCAGATCTTTTGTTTATCTTAGCCCTTTTCAGCCCAAACCCTGAAAAAGCAGCAATTGGATTTGTTCTTTTTTACTTGATGGATTTCTTTACCTCCTTATATGCGTTCAGGCTGGAGAAAGAAAATCCTAAACCATTGGTCTCGTTGTTTTTGCAGCGAATCTTATATAAACAGCTGATGACGTATGTGGTGGTAAAATCGATATTCTCCGCCATAAAAGGAGTAACTGTCGGCTGGAATAAACTAAAGCGTAAAGGCAGTGTGACACAAGATAATCCGCTATAA
- a CDS encoding VOC family protein: MNSIASPIAGKVNNVFIHVKNLKKSAQWYSNLLGLPFNMEDVESPVYNIPVTSQTGLTLDDHTFDPSFKWTPSGHVLFNFFAQDIDEAYKFVKDHGITIVKEVERIGDFAYFNFQDPDGNVLMICNC; this comes from the coding sequence ATGAATTCAATTGCTTCCCCGATTGCAGGCAAAGTGAACAATGTGTTTATTCATGTCAAGAACCTGAAAAAGTCGGCTCAATGGTATAGCAATCTTCTTGGACTGCCTTTTAATATGGAGGATGTGGAATCTCCGGTATACAACATTCCGGTCACCTCTCAAACCGGACTTACACTGGATGATCACACCTTTGATCCATCCTTCAAATGGACTCCTTCCGGTCACGTTTTATTTAATTTCTTTGCCCAGGATATCGATGAGGCCTACAAGTTTGTAAAAGATCATGGAATCACCATTGTAAAAGAAGTAGAGCGTATTGGAGATTTTGCTTATTTTAACTTTCAGGACCCGGATGGCAATGTATTGATGATCTGCAATTGTTAA
- a CDS encoding Bcr/CflA family efflux MFS transporter translates to MIHNPTGKERLALAFLLSMLGILGPFNIDMYLPGFPDIADDFGARASLVQMSLTACLIGLAAGQIIVGPLSDSHGRRKPLLIGISLFAVSSLLCAVSPNIAAFIAARFLQGLTASAGIVLSRAVVRDVFSGKELTKFFALLMVINATAPMIAPMTGGALLLIPFASWESIFYFLSFLGLFITIVIYFRLKETLPPEKRVPSSIGNSVKSMGGLFRDRSFIGYALIVGFIHGGSFAYVSGTPFVYQGIYGVSPQVFSILFGINGLAIITGSFLIGRLAGVIPERSLLRTAVCIAVSATLFLLIMTIIKGPLFMLVIPIFIYMTSMGMIITSSFTLAMKNQGHRAGSASAVIGMLPSVLGSAVSPLVSIDETTAVPMGAILFITSFIGFVFFFTLTKEKTKRSRQSLKLHAEG, encoded by the coding sequence ATGATTCACAATCCGACTGGAAAAGAGCGGCTTGCGCTGGCATTTCTCCTCAGCATGCTTGGCATATTGGGGCCATTCAATATTGATATGTATTTGCCGGGCTTTCCAGATATCGCTGATGATTTCGGTGCCCGTGCTTCACTTGTTCAGATGAGTCTGACGGCCTGTTTGATTGGACTTGCGGCTGGACAGATAATTGTCGGACCGCTCAGTGATTCGCATGGAAGAAGAAAACCACTACTCATCGGAATCTCTCTCTTTGCCGTATCTTCCCTTTTATGCGCCGTTTCACCCAATATTGCGGCCTTTATTGCAGCCCGCTTTCTGCAGGGATTAACCGCCTCTGCGGGAATCGTCTTATCCCGGGCAGTTGTCCGTGATGTGTTCAGCGGAAAAGAGCTTACGAAATTTTTTGCTTTGCTAATGGTCATTAATGCAACCGCTCCGATGATTGCGCCCATGACAGGCGGTGCGCTGCTTCTGATTCCTTTCGCAAGCTGGGAATCCATCTTTTATTTTCTAAGCTTTTTGGGATTATTTATTACCATTGTGATCTATTTCCGATTAAAAGAAACTCTTCCTCCAGAAAAAAGGGTCCCAAGCTCCATTGGGAATTCCGTTAAAAGCATGGGGGGACTTTTCAGGGACCGTTCCTTCATCGGCTATGCCCTTATCGTTGGATTCATACATGGCGGAAGCTTTGCTTATGTGTCGGGGACACCCTTTGTCTATCAGGGAATTTATGGTGTATCGCCACAGGTGTTCAGCATCCTGTTTGGCATTAATGGATTGGCCATCATTACGGGGAGTTTTCTGATTGGCCGCCTCGCAGGTGTCATTCCGGAAAGAAGCCTGCTCCGGACAGCAGTCTGCATAGCGGTCAGTGCCACTTTGTTCCTATTAATTATGACCATCATTAAAGGACCGCTATTCATGCTTGTCATTCCGATTTTTATCTATATGACTTCAATGGGGATGATCATCACCAGCTCGTTTACATTGGCCATGAAAAATCAGGGGCATCGTGCCGGCAGTGCCAGCGCCGTAATCGGAATGCTTCCTTCAGTGCTGGGTTCAGCTGTTTCCCCTTTGGTGAGCATTGATGAAACTACTGCAGTGCCAATGGGTGCCATCTTGTTTATTACATCATTCATCGGATTTGTTTTTTTCTTCACCTTAACGAAAGAAAAAACAAAAAGAAGCCGACAGAGCCTGAAGCTGCATGCGGAGGGATAA
- a CDS encoding n-acetylglutamate synthase codes for MNYNGRTFVSVQNTENGEVSSKTFFHYKQDGKIISASYGGGEIIQGTLIGIANEDGCLEFRYNHVNNKNQLRGGKCLSTPEILEDGRIRLHEKWQWQDDEGTEGQSIIEEVKE; via the coding sequence ATGAATTACAATGGCCGTACCTTTGTTTCTGTGCAAAATACAGAGAATGGTGAAGTTTCATCAAAGACCTTTTTTCATTATAAACAGGATGGAAAAATAATATCAGCTAGTTATGGCGGGGGAGAAATCATTCAGGGGACACTGATTGGAATTGCCAATGAAGACGGATGTTTGGAATTCAGATATAACCATGTGAATAACAAAAATCAGCTGCGCGGCGGAAAATGTCTCTCCACCCCTGAAATATTGGAGGACGGCCGCATCAGGCTGCATGAAAAATGGCAGTGGCAGGATGATGAAGGAACTGAAGGACAGTCGATTATCGAGGAAGTAAAAGAATAA
- a CDS encoding GNAT family N-acetyltransferase — translation MEKAFPILETERLILREATEEDAKDMFVYLSDQLVVKHMGISACETPEEVLGEIEWYKSIYTNGTGIRWGITLKDSGKVIGSCGFLNRNPKHYRSEVGYELSREHWGKGIANEALERVLQFGFEQLGLERVEALIEPKNLSSQKLVERQGFTREGLLRHYEYTNGKFDDLYMYSILKGDL, via the coding sequence TTGGAAAAAGCATTTCCGATTCTTGAAACAGAAAGATTAATTTTAAGAGAAGCAACTGAAGAAGATGCAAAAGATATGTTTGTATACCTGTCAGATCAGCTGGTTGTAAAGCATATGGGAATCTCAGCCTGTGAAACTCCAGAGGAGGTGCTTGGAGAAATAGAATGGTATAAATCCATTTATACAAATGGCACAGGAATTCGCTGGGGCATCACACTGAAGGATTCAGGGAAGGTCATTGGGAGCTGCGGTTTCCTGAATAGGAATCCGAAACATTACCGAAGTGAAGTCGGTTATGAACTAAGCAGGGAGCATTGGGGAAAAGGAATTGCGAATGAAGCCCTTGAGAGGGTTTTACAATTCGGCTTTGAACAGCTTGGGCTTGAAAGGGTAGAAGCTTTGATCGAGCCAAAAAATCTCTCATCCCAGAAGCTGGTTGAAAGGCAGGGCTTCACGAGAGAAGGACTGCTTAGGCATTATGAATATACTAACGGGAAATTTGATGACTTGTATATGTACTCCATTTTAAAAGGGGATTTATAA
- a CDS encoding vWA domain-containing protein, with protein MKRYGLWLLSAGLILSACSNDKEKTAADSPVKEEQKKEQKQVSILAESKNINLEISEETLLNLPPGTLMDNLTYEKDIEAIEVIPETDPELLRKMTPKLEELTEEAKDTDSIKKGLVSLLASPHYKDIIEKSNAYKPDFEEPYLPDPTKSEPGEEEKKAAEQAIILLDASSSMLLQADGNVKMDIAKSAVKSFAQTIGQSSDVSLVVYGHKGSEADADKKISCSGVEEVYPMSNYSKKEFHEAVDSFESKGWTPLAGAIQKAAEMSSGYDGSTTIYIVSDGAETCDGDPVKASKNLVKNNSSNTVNIIGFDVDGKAEDQLKAVAEAGNGEYFKADSPDDLKDTIQYEWLPSAGDLAWAFTMAPSPWEMMDEYKIGEVYPRQLFTVGRRESQRILDAVTIMGDKGWITDEQRSELREWGYERSGQMKDLYMELHEKNRNTAETESDEIRQRVDEWVEKMKALKKERGDIW; from the coding sequence GTGAAACGTTATGGTCTATGGCTGCTGTCTGCCGGATTGATTCTTTCCGCGTGCAGCAATGACAAAGAGAAAACAGCCGCTGATTCACCTGTTAAAGAAGAGCAAAAAAAAGAACAAAAGCAGGTAAGCATTTTAGCAGAGTCTAAGAATATTAATTTAGAGATCTCTGAAGAAACCCTGCTAAATTTGCCTCCTGGAACCCTAATGGATAACCTTACATACGAAAAAGACATTGAAGCCATTGAAGTTATACCGGAAACTGATCCTGAACTTTTAAGGAAGATGACGCCCAAACTGGAAGAGCTGACGGAGGAAGCCAAAGATACAGACTCTATTAAAAAAGGGCTAGTTTCCCTGCTGGCGAGTCCACATTATAAAGACATTATTGAAAAGTCCAATGCCTACAAACCCGATTTTGAAGAACCTTACCTGCCGGATCCCACCAAGTCAGAACCCGGAGAAGAAGAAAAAAAGGCAGCAGAACAGGCCATTATTCTTCTGGATGCCAGTTCATCCATGCTGCTGCAGGCAGACGGCAATGTGAAAATGGATATTGCTAAAAGCGCCGTCAAGAGTTTCGCCCAGACGATTGGCCAAAGCAGTGATGTATCCCTTGTGGTCTATGGCCATAAAGGCTCTGAAGCAGACGCTGATAAAAAAATTTCCTGCTCTGGTGTTGAGGAAGTCTATCCTATGAGCAACTATTCCAAGAAGGAATTTCACGAAGCTGTTGATTCATTTGAAAGCAAAGGCTGGACGCCTCTTGCCGGCGCCATTCAAAAAGCAGCAGAAATGAGCAGCGGCTATGACGGCTCCACCACGATCTACATTGTCAGTGACGGTGCCGAAACATGTGACGGCGACCCTGTCAAGGCCAGCAAGAACCTTGTGAAAAACAACAGCAGCAATACTGTTAATATCATTGGGTTTGATGTAGACGGCAAGGCCGAGGATCAATTAAAAGCAGTAGCCGAAGCCGGCAACGGGGAGTACTTTAAAGCAGACAGTCCCGACGATCTGAAAGACACCATTCAATACGAGTGGCTTCCGTCTGCCGGTGACCTCGCATGGGCTTTTACAATGGCACCCAGCCCGTGGGAAATGATGGATGAATATAAAATCGGTGAAGTTTATCCCCGCCAATTATTTACAGTCGGCAGGCGTGAATCACAGCGAATCCTGGATGCCGTCACCATTATGGGCGATAAGGGCTGGATCACGGATGAGCAGCGATCCGAACTCCGTGAATGGGGCTATGAACGCAGCGGCCAAATGAAGGATCTGTATATGGAGCTGCACGAAAAAAATCGGAATACAGCTGAAACGGAAAGTGATGAAATTAGACAGAGAGTAGACGAATGGGTTGAAAAAATGAAAGCTCTGAAGAAAGAACGCGGGGATATTTGGTGA
- a CDS encoding transcription initiation factor TFIIIB, which produces MKAENCPKCGSNELGKGKHSGYGVMFPVYKMSLGSDIEYVICTSCGFIIEGYVKKPEKFKNRM; this is translated from the coding sequence ATGAAAGCAGAAAATTGTCCAAAGTGCGGATCAAATGAGCTGGGGAAAGGGAAGCATTCGGGATATGGGGTCATGTTTCCTGTGTATAAGATGAGTCTCGGTTCTGATATTGAATATGTTATTTGCACTAGCTGCGGTTTTATCATTGAAGGGTATGTGAAGAAGCCGGAGAAGTTTAAAAATAGAATGTAG